The following proteins are encoded in a genomic region of Bradyrhizobium sp. SK17:
- a CDS encoding thiamine pyrophosphate-dependent enzyme, producing the protein MSKANLLDRRAVVSELLRDRKGAFAVGGLGASTYDIAAAGDHDRNFYLWGGMGGAVMIGLGLALAQPTLPVVVITGDGEMLMGMGSLATVALQQPKNLSIIVLDNEAYGETGGQASHTGGTADLVGVAKACGIGDSRATSTMAEVEAFASSLQNVTAGPRFASVKIDGANLERVLSSRDGTYIVNRIRGSIGHTPI; encoded by the coding sequence ATGAGCAAAGCCAATCTCCTCGACCGCCGCGCCGTGGTTTCCGAACTGCTGAGGGATCGCAAGGGCGCCTTCGCCGTCGGCGGCCTCGGCGCCTCGACCTATGACATCGCCGCCGCCGGCGACCACGACCGCAATTTCTACCTCTGGGGCGGCATGGGCGGCGCCGTGATGATCGGGCTTGGCCTCGCGTTGGCGCAGCCGACGCTGCCGGTCGTCGTGATCACCGGCGACGGCGAGATGCTGATGGGGATGGGGAGCCTCGCGACCGTCGCGCTGCAGCAACCCAAAAACCTCTCGATCATCGTGCTGGACAACGAGGCCTATGGCGAGACCGGCGGCCAGGCCAGCCATACCGGTGGAACCGCCGATCTCGTAGGTGTTGCAAAGGCGTGCGGAATCGGAGATAGCCGGGCAACCAGCACGATGGCCGAGGTCGAGGCTTTTGCCTCGTCTTTACAGAATGTTACGGCGGGACCTCGGTTCGCCAGCGTGAAGATTGACGGGGCCAATCTGGAACGGGTGCTGTCCAGCCGCGACGGCACCTACATCGTCAACCGCATCAGAGGGTCGATCGGACACACTCCGATATAA
- a CDS encoding thiamine pyrophosphate-binding protein, whose translation MHARAETAASWPEEIFSILQRFEVRQVPYVPDAGHSELIERVLGSSSMRGIALTTEEEGVALLAGAWAGGQRGVLLMQSSGVGNCINMLSLVQIFRLPFLTLVTMRGEWGEFNPWQVPMGSNTQGILELAGIKVLRASRPDEVREVVEAGAAQAYNACTPTAVLLSQRLIGAKVFTK comes from the coding sequence ATGCATGCCCGTGCCGAGACCGCGGCCTCCTGGCCGGAGGAGATCTTCTCGATATTGCAGCGCTTCGAGGTGCGTCAGGTGCCTTACGTGCCGGATGCCGGGCATTCGGAGCTGATCGAGCGGGTGCTGGGTTCATCCTCGATGCGCGGCATTGCGTTGACCACCGAGGAGGAAGGCGTGGCGCTGCTCGCAGGCGCCTGGGCGGGCGGCCAGCGCGGCGTGCTGCTGATGCAATCGAGCGGGGTCGGCAATTGCATCAACATGCTCTCGCTGGTGCAGATCTTCCGTCTGCCGTTTCTCACTTTGGTGACGATGCGCGGCGAATGGGGCGAGTTCAATCCCTGGCAGGTGCCGATGGGATCGAACACGCAAGGCATCCTCGAACTGGCGGGGATCAAGGTGCTGCGCGCTTCGCGTCCTGATGAAGTGCGCGAAGTCGTCGAAGCCGGTGCGGCGCAGGCCTACAACGCCTGCACGCCGACCGCCGTCCTGCTGTCGCAGCGTCTGATCGGGGCCAAGGTCTTCACCAAATGA
- a CDS encoding TetR/AcrR family transcriptional regulator, which yields MSTLRMTSDLRRQLILSAAKRCFARSGFAGTTTKSVAAAAAISEGLLFKHFPSKAALYAEILAEECEADPDFAHLLGQEPSTATLIELVQGMVGHFMQLRDAPDQEEAQRMRLMVTSHLDDGEFARLLYDKIGKLIGPTFSASLERAIAAGEATRIGDEPINLFWFAHHTVLMGALTQLPATPCLPYGDAAAAERQLCQFILRGIGLTEAAISTHLGREPSPSAGPSVTAESA from the coding sequence ATGTCTACCTTACGCATGACAAGTGACTTGCGGCGTCAGCTGATCCTGAGCGCTGCAAAGCGATGCTTCGCCCGCAGCGGCTTCGCCGGCACCACGACCAAGAGCGTGGCGGCCGCGGCTGCCATTTCGGAAGGGTTGCTGTTCAAGCATTTCCCGTCGAAAGCTGCGCTGTACGCTGAAATCCTTGCCGAGGAGTGCGAAGCGGATCCCGATTTCGCGCATCTGCTCGGCCAGGAGCCCTCGACCGCGACGCTGATCGAGCTGGTGCAGGGCATGGTCGGCCACTTCATGCAGCTGCGGGACGCGCCGGACCAGGAAGAGGCGCAACGGATGCGACTGATGGTGACGAGCCATCTCGACGACGGCGAATTTGCGCGCCTGCTCTACGACAAGATCGGCAAGCTGATCGGCCCGACCTTCTCCGCATCGCTCGAACGGGCGATCGCGGCCGGCGAGGCGACGCGGATCGGCGACGAGCCGATCAACCTGTTCTGGTTTGCGCACCATACCGTGCTTATGGGCGCGCTGACGCAGCTGCCTGCGACACCATGTCTCCCCTACGGCGATGCCGCCGCGGCCGAGCGGCAGCTTTGCCAATTCATCCTTCGCGGCATCGGACTTACCGAAGCCGCAATCTCAACTCATTTGGGCCGCGAGCCGTCGCCGAGCGCAGGACCGTCGGTAACTGCAGAAAGTGCATGA
- a CDS encoding efflux RND transporter periplasmic adaptor subunit encodes MNIQTESHISGQPIKDKQAKRPVRLVRWFIIVGLLLALLVGALVGFNAFRSHMIAQFFANNKPPPSNVTAAEAKSEVIPNLLTAVGDLVAVHQVNVTTDVPGRITQIMFTAGSHVKAGTPLVQLFDAPEQGDLASFKAQAIVGEQQLDRAKQLASRQFGPQSTVDTAQATYDQAKAGIAKTEALISQKLVRAPFEGDLGVRQVEVGQYLTAGTQIVSLTDLSVLYANMTVTEKQSSQIKVGQAVRIMVDAYPGRTFDGKITTIEPQIATDTRNIRVQATIQNPDSILKPGMFATATIVLPEKPPVVTIPETAVDYTLYGDSVFLITEKKGDDGKSTLTAERTFVKTGNRIEGRVEILKGLKPGDRVVAVGQIKLQSGMAVAISADPAPPVPAEPPRY; translated from the coding sequence ATGAATATTCAGACCGAAAGCCACATCTCGGGGCAACCGATCAAGGACAAGCAGGCCAAGCGCCCGGTTCGCCTGGTGCGCTGGTTCATCATCGTCGGCCTCTTGCTGGCCCTGCTGGTCGGCGCGCTGGTTGGCTTCAACGCCTTCCGCAGCCACATGATCGCGCAGTTCTTCGCCAACAACAAGCCGCCGCCGTCGAACGTCACGGCCGCGGAGGCGAAGTCCGAGGTGATTCCGAACCTGCTGACAGCGGTCGGCGATCTCGTCGCGGTGCACCAGGTCAATGTCACGACCGACGTGCCGGGCCGCATCACCCAGATCATGTTCACCGCCGGCAGCCATGTGAAGGCGGGCACGCCGCTGGTGCAGTTGTTCGACGCGCCGGAGCAGGGCGACCTCGCGAGCTTCAAGGCGCAGGCCATCGTGGGTGAGCAGCAGCTCGACCGCGCCAAGCAACTGGCGTCGCGCCAGTTCGGGCCGCAGTCGACCGTCGACACGGCGCAGGCGACCTACGACCAGGCCAAGGCGGGCATCGCCAAGACCGAGGCGCTGATCTCCCAGAAGCTGGTGCGCGCACCGTTCGAAGGCGATCTCGGCGTTCGTCAGGTCGAAGTCGGCCAGTATCTGACGGCCGGCACCCAGATCGTGTCGCTGACCGATCTGTCGGTGCTGTACGCCAACATGACCGTGACGGAAAAGCAGAGCTCGCAGATCAAGGTCGGCCAGGCCGTGCGGATCATGGTGGATGCCTATCCGGGCCGCACCTTCGATGGCAAGATCACGACCATCGAGCCGCAGATCGCGACCGACACCCGCAACATCCGGGTCCAGGCCACGATCCAGAATCCGGACAGCATCCTCAAGCCCGGCATGTTCGCGACCGCCACGATCGTGCTGCCCGAGAAGCCGCCGGTCGTGACCATTCCCGAGACCGCGGTCGACTACACGCTGTATGGCGACTCCGTGTTCCTGATCACCGAGAAGAAGGGTGACGACGGCAAGTCGACGCTGACCGCGGAGCGCACCTTCGTGAAGACCGGCAACCGCATCGAGGGGCGTGTCGAGATCCTCAAGGGCCTGAAGCCCGGGGACCGGGTCGTCGCCGTCGGCCAGATCAAGCTGCAGTCGGGCATGGCAGTCGCGATCTCGGCCGATCCGGCGCCGCCGGTGCCGGCCGAGCCGCCGCGCTACTAA